In Glycine max cultivar Williams 82 chromosome 4, Glycine_max_v4.0, whole genome shotgun sequence, the genomic stretch ATAATcatcattgaaattgaaattcatcCAAGGATTTTGGAATCAAATTTACTAGCATAGATGCTCTATTGGAAATGACTCTGTTGCAGTGTTTGAGTTTCATTCTTGCTTCTAATTAAATTCGTTATTTTTTCAATGTTGTAGGGCAGGTCTCATGGAGAGTAATGGGAACTCGGTGAAGGATGCTGAGAAACAAATCACCCGTGTTTTGTTTTGTGGACCCCGTTTCCCTGCTTCTCATGAATATACAATTGAGTATTTGCAAAATCATTCACATATCAAGGTAAAATGGAATCAATACTACATGCTCTTCATATCCAACTTGCAAATTAAATTACTCAAGTTTGTTTGAGATAGCTCCTTGTCTTTGGTGAACATGTATGTACTGTAGTTTGCTGATGAAATGTCCTTCCTTTTCTATGCGCTTGGTCAAGTCAGGCTGAATTGGattgagacatttttttttttttataaacaaggATTGAGACAAATATTgattgcttttttatttttgtcacatTAGAATTTAATTGCCAATTCTACTATGGCATGCAATTCCCACTAGCTTTGTATTTCAAGGTGAAAAACCATTTGCAGCCAACAGGTCTCTTCCATCTTGGTAGATCTGTCACCTCCAAGTTTCATTCTTTTCCAAGGCTCTCATCTCTTCCGTTATTGTCTCTCTCCATTTAGGAATATTCAAGACCTCTGGAATAGTCTTGGCGTTTTTGTACTATCAAGGTTAGAGCTTTAGAGGTAAAAGCATGACATCTTGAAGACAGGACATTATAAAACAAACTGAGATAGGATGGAGAGTACATTGCTTAATTTCCTTTCTAAGAGCAATGGGTAGTAGATTAATTTTTGGTGACTTAGGTTGCCTGAATTGAGTGGTGATTAATGAACACTTGGAGTTATCACTTGGTGTGTGTTTTGGGGGTGATAGTATCCTTGTACTTTGACTTTTACTTTGGCTTTGTTGAATAAACAAGTCTCCTTAGCATTCTATTTTCTCAAAAACTTGTGCTTGTGTTTTTACACTATCTGTTTTATATAATTCTAACTCTTCTCTGTGAAGTTACTTGTGGTTTAAGTTAGCTGCTAATACAATTTCTAGCTAGTACTAGCTTCACTGTTATACAATCTTTGTATTACAGTGAGCAAAATGTTCccattaattttagtttagctTAATAAGCTGCCTATTGCATTTGTAGGTTGATGTTCTCCCTTTAGAAGATGTGCCAAAGGATATTGCCAACTATCATGTCTGCATAGTAAAAAACATGAGGCTAGATTCAGAAATAATTTCTCGTGCAGTTCAGATGCAGCTTATAATGCAGTATGGTGTTGGGCTGGAAGGTACTGTGATTACTGTCACCTGAGCTTTAGAGTGGAATTTCAGGATGCTTCATTATTTCCATATTTATTATTGAAgtaattttgcatttttattttttctttcctcatcaattataaattgataaattatgaattttccTCCAAGGTGTTGATATTGATGCTGCAACAAAGCATGGAATCAAAGTTGCTAGGATACCAGGTGATGTTTCGGGAAATTCAGCTTCATGTGCTGAAATGGCCATATATCTAATGCTGGGTCTCCTCCGTAAGCAAGTATGATATCTTCAATTTGAAATACAAAATGTTCCTTATTTCTAAATGAAGTGGCACATCTAAATGAGGTGGCAAGAAGGAAAAATAACCTTGTCATAACACCTAGGTTAATGATGCTTAAGAATATGTGCTTTGGTTATGCTTTTGTGATGGAGATGCTTTAGTGTTCTGATCTCAAATCACTTGTCCAAAGTAAATGGGGTATGTGATTTCAATCTGTTTTCTACTATACACTTACTATAAGTCAAGATATCATATCATCGAAATAAACTACTAGAAAGGGGCACAAGAGACATGTCATGACCTGCATGACAAAACTAGGAGCATTAATCAAACCAAAGGGCATAACTAACCCACATACAAACCATCTTTAGTTTTAAATGCAGCTTTTTTGCTCATCACTGAAACTTAATCCAACTATGCTGGGCAATAtgtaaaaccattttttttaccttaaaaaGAAAGTCCGTAAAAACAACCAGGCcctatatcatatatatatcatatcctCAAGCCTAGGTATGGGAAAACTATACTTTATTGGATTAGCCAGGGTTGAGCAATTGGTGGCTTCTTGTAATCTTCATTGATCATAGTGaattttctttgtttcattcATGGGTGGGGCCTATAGTTTAAAATAGGTTGAATGATATCAAACTCTGCCTATTTCTGTTCTCTTTTCTGTTACTCATTTGTGCACTTGGTTACAGAAAACATACTGTGCTTTGGATTTTTGTGCATTTGTTTCAACTTGCTTAGTTTATGTACAGTGTGAATTTTACATCCAAATATTAACATTGAGTGCTGTTCAATTTTTGAACGAAAAAATAATGTTCATGCAGAATGAACTGCAAGTTTCCATACAACAAAAGAAGCTTGGAGAGCCAATTACCGAAACTTTACTTGGGAAAACTGTGAGTATATTGATTCTTCTCGGGAAACAAATAAATTCTGCACTCCTCACCACTTTTTATTCTTGTTCCCTATGTTGTGGGTCATTGTTTTTGTAATGGTTAGATGCACAAGGATTTGTTGTATACCTCAATATAAATAGATCTTAGCCTATTCGTGAAATATATTTGACATGTGGCCTGGAGGCTTAAAAAACTATTATGGATAACATGTATTTAGAtagcttcttttttcttttctgggaGTCGATAAATTGATTGAATTAAGTTTCATTTTGATAAACTTCAGTTTAGGTGTAACTAGTCAGAGTCCTTCCTAgaacctccccccccccccccccccccccaccccgaGAGCATTGCTTACATTTGATATGTAATAAGCAATAAGGAATGACAGCTTTTCATTATCCGTAGTCATACACAGTTTCATAGCCAAATGCTTTTGTACTACACATAAATAGAGGTGATAAAGTTATGTTAAACAGTATAAGGGTAAAAAAACCCATGAAGAGAGTATATTTTCTCCCTTTACATCTGTTTTTGTACTACACATAAATAGAGGTGACAAAGTGTAATTTTTGCACGTGGATGTGTTTGCAATAATTGAATATGTTGTTtatggaaaattaatttttaacaataatGTAGATATTCATTTTGGGCTTTGGGAACATTGGAATGGATTTAGCAAAGCGATTGCAACCCTTTGGTGTAAAAGTTATTGCTATAAAGCGGAGCTGGGCTTCATATGCACAACATGCTAGCAAATTAAGCAGAAGTATTTTCCTCCCCAGTTGTTGTGGACTATCACTTGTAAACAAGCCTAATTTGTTCTTTGAGTTCTTAACATGTTCTTTATTATTGGTTGAAGATGATGCTGAAGATCTTGTTGATGTGAAGGGTAGTCATGAAGATATATATGAGTTTGCAAGGAAGGCTGACATTGTTGTTTGCTGCCTAACATTAAACAGAGAAACGGTTGGGCCTTTTGTAAtccttcatttaattatttttggtgAACTTCCATTCTTTTTGTTACTTTTAGCTACTTTGGTTCCCCATTTGATTTTGAcagtaagtttaaaataatggTAGATCCGTAGATGCTGATACAGATGTTGACAAATGGGTAAATAAACAAacatttatttgtatattttttgtccTATCTTTATTCTCCCAATTTtggtttagatattttttttttttttagaaagtcttatttctttttccttagcAGTAATCAATATACTGATGCAGAATCTAAGTTGATTAATAGGATGAATCTGTTTGTGCTTAAAAGCTTTAATGAGatgtagttttttattttattttattttttaaaatgcattcTGTAAACTAAGCATAATATGTAtggactttttttctttatgtaaTTGTTGActttgatatgatttttgtcAGGTTGGTATAATAAACAATAAGTTTATATCTTCTATGAAAAAGGTTTGTTTACTTTCTCAGAAGAACTTCTCTGATTTACTTATTTATCTTTTCATGGCTGATAGGCTCATAAG encodes the following:
- the LOC100785085 gene encoding uncharacterized protein isoform X2; translation: MESNGNSVKDAEKQITRVLFCGPRFPASHEYTIEYLQNHSHIKVDVLPLEDVPKDIANYHVCIVKNMRLDSEIISRAVQMQLIMQYGVGLEGVDIDAATKHGIKVARIPGDVSGNSASCAEMAIYLMLGLLRKQNELQVSIQQKKLGEPITETLLGKTIFILGFGNIGMDLAKRLQPFGVKVIAIKRSWASYAQHASKLSRNDAEDLVDVKGSHEDIYEFARKADIVVCCLTLNRETVGIINNKFISSMKKGGLLVNVARGGLVDYEAVINHLESGHLGGLGTDVAWTEPFNPDDQIFKFKNVIMTPHVAGVTEHSYRSMAKAVGDVVLQLHAGLPLTGIELVN
- the LOC100785085 gene encoding uncharacterized protein isoform X1, whose amino-acid sequence is MLRGLFVFGGTCCRRLTLARQSTQKQKQWWDHLHHHLRSKNLHWAGLMESNGNSVKDAEKQITRVLFCGPRFPASHEYTIEYLQNHSHIKVDVLPLEDVPKDIANYHVCIVKNMRLDSEIISRAVQMQLIMQYGVGLEGVDIDAATKHGIKVARIPGDVSGNSASCAEMAIYLMLGLLRKQNELQVSIQQKKLGEPITETLLGKTIFILGFGNIGMDLAKRLQPFGVKVIAIKRSWASYAQHASKLSRSIFLPSCCGLSLVNKPNLFFEFLTCSLLLVEDDAEDLVDVKGSHEDIYEFARKADIVVCCLTLNRETVGIINNKFISSMKKGGLLVNVARGGLVDYEAVINHLESGHLGGLGTDVAWTEPFNPDDQIFKFKNVIMTPHVAGVTEHSYRSMAKAVGDVVLQLHAGLPLTGIELVN
- the LOC100785085 gene encoding uncharacterized protein LOC100785085 (The RefSeq protein has 7 substitutions compared to this genomic sequence), producing MLRGLFVFGGTCCRRLTLARQSTQKQKQWWDHLHHHLRSKNLHWAGLMESNGNSVKDAEKQITRVLFCGPRFPASHEYTIEYLQNHSHIKVDVLPLEDVPKDIANYHVCIVKNMRLDSEIISRAVQMQLIMQYGVGLEGVDIDAATKHGIKVARIPGDVSGNSASCAEMAIYLMLGLLRKQNELQVSIQQKKLGEPITETLLGKTIFILGFGNIGMDLAKRLQPFGVKVIAIKRSWASYAQHASKLSRNDAEDLVDVKGSHEDIYEFARKADIVVCCLTLNREAVGIINNKFIFFMKKGGLLVNVARGGLVDYEAVINPLESGHLGGLGTDVAWTEPFNPDDQIFKFKNVIMTPHVAGVTEHFYRFMAKAVGDVVFQLHAGLPLTGIELVN